The Stigmatella aurantiaca DW4/3-1 genome contains the following window.
GTGAATGAGGCCACCGCGGAAGTTGTTGGCGCCATAGACGGCGGCCACGTCCGGGTTGGCCGCCAGGTAGTACGCGGGGTCGAACTCCGGGGAGCCGCGGCGGCCCTCGTGGAGGCCGGCGGTCAGGAAGTGCTCCATGGCGGCGCGGTAGTTGTTGCCGAAGGCGTTGCGCAGGTCTGGGTAGATGGCGAGGTAATAGGGCGCGCTGAAGGCGACCGAACCCTGGCGGCCCTCGTTGATGCCGGACTGCATCCAGTGGCTGATGGCGACCGGGTAGTTGTTGCCGAAGGCGGCCTGGAGGTCGGGGTAACGGGCCAGGTAGTCGCGCACGTCGAAGGTGGGAGCCCCCATGCGGCCCTCGTTGCGGCCGGCGTCGATCCAGTGGCGGGACGCGGCGCCCTGGTCGCCTCCGAAGGCGGCGGAGAGATCGGAGTGGAGGGACAGGTAGAAGGACGCGTCGAACGTGCGCGAGTCGCGGAAGGTACCATAGAGGGTGCGAATGCCATTGAGGTCATCCGGTTGCAGGTCGATCTTCCCGTTGTAATAGGCATACATCACCGCGCCCGAATCTGGGGAGTGGCCCAAACCCAGCGAGTGCCCCAGCTCGTGCAGCGCGGTGCTGCGCAGGTCGTATTGGGTGCCGTTCACCGTCCAGCCATAGGCGTCGTTGAAGTGCACGTCGCCGGACAGCGAGGAGCAGGCGTAGGGGGCGGAGCATGCCGGGTAGAAGGCGTGCGCGAGCACGTTGGCGTCGAAGGGGTAGCCGTCACCGTGGTCGCCGTACTGCCACGACACGAAGAGGTCCACGTTCC
Protein-coding sequences here:
- a CDS encoding matrixin family metalloprotease, giving the protein MRKVHTLRSIPTLLRSVVLLGTLGGAVASAADVVPVARKGSRGPQVEEAFRHLQAHGYFPNAELAREYPGFRPAVAREPARPDVFDDALEAGLQRFQEAQGLPVTGELDAATRALMHRSRCSSPDLYGFTARSAGSGPESFTTVSSWPQTNLTFAFLNSTPDLDAGSSRAAVIGALLRWQAAAPVAFTEVGSGNVDLFVSWQYGDHGDGYPFDANVLAHAFYPACSAPYACSSLSGDVHFNDAYGWTVNGTQYDLRSTALHELGHSLGLGHSPDSGAVMYAYYNGKIDLQPDDLNGIRTLYGTFRDSRTFDASFYLSLHSDLSAAFGGDQGAASRHWIDAGRNEGRMGAPTFDVRDYLARYPDLQAAFGNNYPVAISHWMQSGINEGRQGSVAFSAPYYLAIYPDLRNAFGNNYRAAMEHFLTAGLHEGRRGSPEFDPAYYLAANPDVAAVYGANNFRGGLIHWLQAGRAEGRRGAP